The Candidatus Micrarchaeia archaeon DNA window TGAAACATTTTTTTCCTTTAATTTTTTAGCTCTATCAATTACACTCTCAGAAATTTTATAAGGTCTTCCTTTTTTCAAATCTCTCTTAATAATATTTATATTCATTCGCCTTAGTGCTTTTATTATTTTGATAGATAAAGTATCATATATTCCTTTAGAACAATAAATTGTATTTACTTTTGTATTATTCAATAAATAAGCTAATAAAAAACTGCTCGGTTTTACTTTTATAATTACGCTTTGAGCATTAGGATTT harbors:
- a CDS encoding helix-turn-helix domain-containing protein — translated: MLILRGTRKEIKSLIDSNPNAQSVIIKVKPSSFLLAYLLNNTKVNTIYCSKGIYDTLSIKIIKALRRMNINIIKRDLKKGRPYKISESVIDRAKKLKEKNVSIREIAKRLEVSWRTLYYRLEKK